A region of the bacterium genome:
GACCGGCAAGGCCCTCGAGGAGGCGCTGGGGTTCGCCATCAAGAAGCTGCAGAGCGGCCCGCTCGGCGGCGACCAGCAGATCGGCGCCAAGATCGCCAGCAACGAGATCGACTTCCTGATCTTCTTCTGGGATCCTCTGGAACCGCAGCCCCACGACCCGGACGTCAAGGCCCTGCTGCGGATGGCCGTGGTCTGGAACATCCCGATCGCCTGCAACCGGGCGTCGGCCGATTTCATGATCTCGTCGCCGCTGATGGAAGGCGAGTACGACCGGCTCGTGCCCGATTACGACAATTACCGCAACCGCAGGT
Encoded here:
- a CDS encoding methylglyoxal synthase, which gives rise to TGKALEEALGFAIKKLQSGPLGGDQQIGAKIASNEIDFLIFFWDPLEPQPHDPDVKALLRMAVVWNIPIACNRASADFMISSPLMEGEYDRLVPDYDNYRNRRFDRNPPAAS